In Candidatus Aegiribacteria sp., a single genomic region encodes these proteins:
- the rfaE2 gene encoding D-glycero-beta-D-manno-heptose 1-phosphate adenylyltransferase, translating to MSAELRANGCRIVFTNGCFDIIHPGHVHIVRKARAFGDVLFLGVNTDDSISRLKGPSRPFITLEARLQLLLELRSVSFVVPFDEDTPLKLIKKIVPDVIVKGGDYTIDSVVGADFVKSHGGRVEIIPLMKGFSSTAIITALNHQNNQ from the coding sequence ATGAGCGCTGAACTCAGAGCGAATGGCTGCAGAATCGTATTCACCAATGGATGTTTTGATATCATTCACCCCGGACATGTACATATTGTTCGGAAGGCACGCGCATTTGGAGATGTTCTCTTTCTGGGAGTGAATACGGATGATTCAATATCCAGACTCAAAGGACCCAGCAGACCGTTTATCACGCTTGAAGCCCGTTTGCAGCTCCTGCTTGAATTGAGATCAGTAAGTTTTGTCGTACCCTTTGACGAAGATACTCCGCTTAAACTCATCAAGAAAATAGTTCCTGATGTTATAGTAAAGGGTGGAGATTATACGATTGATTCAGTAGTCGGTGCTGATTTCGTCAAATCCCATGGTGGCCGAGTCGAAATAATTCCTCTGATGAAGGGGTTTTCATCAACCGCAATCATCACAGCTCTAAATCATCAGAATAATCAATGA
- a CDS encoding D-glycero-beta-D-manno-heptose-7-phosphate kinase, producing MIPDNNIENILKRMQGKRVLVAGDLILDHYLDGKVDRISPEAPIPIVSLERKHERWVLGGAANVARNIRSLGGIPVMAGVTGEDKEGEILKRLLLDEGVDVSAVVSDPARPTTLKTRIISGGHQVIRLDSEVTDPISESVMQDILSRIEGTVSQMDAVVLEDYNKGVLVPELISRIISASKSRGIPVAVDPKFINFFKFSGCTLFKPNRLEISRALSRVVNTVEEAGNAGNEILNRLSADAVLVTLGEEGSILCRKDRDPFYRPVAARHVFDVSGAGDTVIAVMALSLASGLPLDDGVRISIFAAAATCAEPGVYAVKPNDILREVDRYSR from the coding sequence TTGATACCAGATAACAATATAGAAAACATACTTAAAAGAATGCAGGGGAAAAGGGTGCTTGTCGCTGGTGATCTGATTCTTGACCATTATCTTGATGGCAAAGTTGATAGAATATCTCCGGAAGCACCTATACCGATAGTATCGCTGGAGAGAAAGCATGAGAGATGGGTACTGGGCGGCGCGGCGAATGTAGCTCGTAACATTCGTTCTCTGGGTGGTATTCCTGTAATGGCCGGAGTAACAGGAGAGGATAAAGAGGGTGAGATACTGAAGCGGTTACTGCTTGATGAAGGAGTGGATGTATCCGCTGTGGTTTCAGATCCGGCACGTCCTACAACATTGAAAACAAGGATAATATCCGGCGGGCATCAGGTAATAAGACTGGATAGTGAGGTTACTGATCCGATTTCTGAATCTGTCATGCAGGATATACTCTCAAGAATTGAGGGAACTGTTTCACAGATGGATGCAGTAGTACTTGAGGATTACAACAAGGGAGTTCTTGTTCCTGAACTTATTTCACGAATAATCTCTGCCTCGAAATCCCGGGGAATCCCGGTGGCAGTAGATCCCAAATTCATCAATTTCTTTAAATTCAGCGGATGCACTCTCTTCAAACCCAATAGATTGGAAATTTCACGCGCACTAAGTAGAGTTGTTAACACAGTTGAAGAAGCCGGTAATGCCGGTAATGAGATTCTGAACAGACTGTCCGCGGATGCCGTCCTTGTAACTCTGGGTGAGGAAGGAAGTATCCTGTGCCGAAAAGACCGTGATCCGTTCTATAGACCTGTTGCGGCAAGGCATGTATTCGATGTCTCGGGAGCTGGAGATACTGTTATTGCAGTTATGGCTCTTTCACTGGCATCCGGATTGCCTCTGGATGATGGAGTACGGATTTCAATTTTCGCAGCTGCGGCGACATGTGCTGAACCGGGTGTATACGCGGTGAAGCCGAACGACATTTTGAGGGAGGTTGATCGCTATTCTCGATAA
- a CDS encoding DUF3467 domain-containing protein, with protein sequence MNPKMINQPPRINASTADTDGVYSNVFFVAASRAEFILDFARIVPGVNNAKLMSRIIVSPHRMKALVKTLESQISSYESKFGKLDSGSQTSFGFQNPAIEEVESGSK encoded by the coding sequence GTGAACCCAAAGATGATAAATCAGCCACCGAGAATCAACGCCAGCACGGCTGACACTGATGGAGTATACAGCAATGTTTTCTTTGTCGCAGCTTCACGGGCAGAATTCATACTGGATTTTGCCCGAATTGTTCCAGGAGTGAACAACGCGAAGCTCATGTCAAGAATTATCGTATCACCCCACAGGATGAAAGCTCTTGTAAAAACACTGGAATCTCAGATTAGCTCATATGAAAGCAAATTTGGAAAACTGGACTCCGGAAGCCAGACTTCATTCGGTTTCCAGAATCCGGCGATTGAAGAGGTCGAATCCGGAAGTAAATGA